A region of Vigna radiata var. radiata cultivar VC1973A chromosome 10, Vradiata_ver6, whole genome shotgun sequence DNA encodes the following proteins:
- the LOC106774774 gene encoding GATA zinc finger domain-containing protein 14-like, with translation MYGGLDDKSKDLSTIFYNEFTKRNMENKWGRYFEKGESSLENRLFAKKTQVHKRKNLRSEPSMVDLVEYGDLEIEKKIEDGDDEEETQEDRNKAIEWTEDDQKNLMYLGISEMERNKRLESLMARRKEKKLFKGKFEKGLNDKKPIAPLFIKRNNPLNSSKEFDDGLESPGSAPSLIPRSPYSIPFDPSKEKLNLIRDSFPQEFSSQSNMPLSRHESFSLGHPFTFETKQDHGAREHYFHNRGRKYSDRVTYSRFRRSHTDKGTHDWLIDQLIYNESGESSENGENGLQTFNPSMKGEESTHKEDEKHNIDMNDMKDEKVEYETKVMSNQTNESRPEKSGQWPKFPKSHGRVLNLPSSTSNTSATSSNINEVMYENITSVIDKRQENMFLTNGRLCHTPTHSVASDLQVEVSEIGSPTSTVGENAEINSSIDRDSVLYDGDIDRDISSGSEELWGASYHGVKEVEGVKNEENDVEVNNSSRGFVSTFDTCHIDGENTTDICSSSSKYDVPENTPTHATNNHHNIFDYLKHPMEESQAPQSSNSSHALDQFPNETQPENLKEQYNITENVANETRLINDMNNLATTNQDNIENSRNSEDHDTSIMRQESVDDASIYSVSSSPRSVLPEKTMGDEISLSNFDQHIYIDGQQSIGEDLTQESLDNEISPNIILHTRQPMAEDVIDEISLSNFDQHMHIDDRQSMADGLTQASLDSENPPNIVPHTKQPMINNVRDETSFSNFDQHMHINGQQSIGEGLTQESLDSENSPNIVPHTRQPIIEDIIDETLLSNFDQHMHVEPQLSIVDGMIQESSNNHSPHDSMPQTMQPMMDDLIDEISSSNFDQHIQIEPQQSIVDGVNEESLNNEGLHDVMSKSMQPMMDGLINDILLSNFDGLVRTEPQQSTTESVTLETSTIESPPNIFPQTDQLMIDDTSDNLHNLNFNQSQEQTSPLENFNEESNIFGNMNDEVNNKEKHIKLKNNEDNSNHLISQEATIQSTNPISDTTTLEDMNEKSRDSVDDKVSSTDMLKDDKNDNPSSSNNVHGELSKQRVTKRRTQSRESGYLSDVFD, from the exons ATGTATGGTGGTTTAGATGATAAGTCCAAGGATTTgtcaacaattttttataatgagttcACCAAAAGAAACATGGAGAATAAATGGGGTAGATATTTTGAGAAGGGGGAAAGCTCATTGGAAAATAGGTTGTTTGCAAAAAAAACTCAAGTTCATAAGAGGAAAAACTTAAGATCTGAACCTTCAATGGTTGATTTGGTGGAATATGGTGATTTAGAGATAGAAAAAAAGATAGAGGATGGAGATGATGAGGAAGAAACACAAGAGGATAGGAATAAAGCCATAGAATGGACAGAAGATGATCAAAAGAACTTAATGTATCTTGGAATTTcagaaatggagagaaataaaaGACTAGAGAGCCTTATGgctagaagaaaagaaaaaaagttatttaaaggGAAATTTGAGAAAGGTCTAAATGATAAAAAACCAATTGCACCATTGTTTATCAAAAGAAACAATCCCTTAAATTCTTCAAAAGAGTTTGATGATGGTTTAGAATCGCCAGGTTCTGCCCCTTCTCTCATACCAAGAAGTCCTTATAGCATTCCTTTTGATCCTTCTAAAGAGAAGCTTAACCTTATAAGAGATAGTTTTCCACAAGAATTCTCTAGTCAAAGCAACATGCCATTATCTAGGCATGAAAGTTTCAGTTTAGGGCACCCTTTCACATTTGAAACCAAACAAGATCACGGTGCTAGAGAGCATTATTTTCACAATAGAGGAAGGAAGTATTCTGACAGAGTTACATATTCAAGATTTAGAAGGAGTCATACAG ATAAGGGAACTCATGATTGGCTAATTGACCAATTGATTTACAATGAAAGTGGCGAAAGTAGTGAAAATGGAGAAAATGGATTGCAAACATTCAATCCATCAATGAAAGGAGAGGAATCAACACATAAAGAAGATGAGAAACATAATATTGATATGAATGACATGAAAGATGAGAAAGTGGAGTATGAAACAAAAGTTATGTCAAATCAGACAAATGAGTCACGACCAGAGAAATCAGGACAATGGCCTAAGTTTCCTAAGTCTCATGGAAGGGTTCTCAATTTACCATCATCTACTAGTAACACTAGTGCTACTAGTAGTAATATAAACGAAGTTATGTATGAGAATATCACATCAGTAATTGATAAAAGACAAGAAAATATGTTCTTAACCAATGGGAGACTTTGTCACACCCCAACACATTCTGTAGCTTCTGACTTACAAGTAGAAGTTTCTGAGATTGGTTCACCAACATCAACAGTCGGTGAGAATGCTGAGATTAATTCTTCCATTGATAGAGACTCAGTATTATATGATGGGGACATTGATAGAGACATTAGTTCTGGTAGTGAAGAGTTGTGGGGAGCCTCTTACCATGGAGTAAAAGAAGTAGAAGGAGttaaaaatgaagagaatgatGTAGAAGTGAACAATTCTTCAAGGGGTTTTGTTTCAACTTTTGATACATGTCATATAGATGGAGAAAACACAACTGATATATGCTCATCATCCTCAAAATATGATGTGCCTGAAAATACTCCAACTCATGCAACAAACAATCATCATAATATATTCGACTATTTGAAACATCCTATGGAGGAAAGTCAAGCACCACAATCTTCCAATTCTTCTCATGCTCTAGATCAATTTCCAAATGAAACACAACCAGAAAACCTAAAG GAACAATACAACATCACAGAGAATGTCGCAAATGAGACAAGACTTATCAACGATATGAATAACTTAGCAACCACCAATCAAGATAACATAGAAAACTCAAGAAATAGTGAAGATCACGACACGTCAATAATGCGACAAGAATCAGTTGATGATGCCTCCATTTACTCGGTCTCATCATCACCAAGGTCTGTGTTACCGGAGAAAACTATGGGAGATGAAATTTCGTTGTCAAATTTTGATCAACACATTTATATAGATGGTCAACAAtctattggagaggatttaaCCCAAGAAAGTTTAGATAATGAAATTTCACCTAACATCATACTTCATACCAGGCAACCAATGGCTGAAGATGTAATAGATGAAATTTCATTGTCAAATTTTGATCAACACATGCATATAGACGATCGACAATCTATGGCAGATGGTTTAACCCAAGCAAGTTTAGATAGTGAAAATCCCCCTAACATCGTACCTCATACCAAACAACCAATGATAAATAACGTAAGAGACGAaacttcattttcaaattttgatcaaCATATGCATATAAATGGTCAACAATCTATTGGGGAGGGTTTAACCCAAGAAAGTTTAGATAGTGAAAATTCACCTAACATCGTGCCTCATACAAGACAACCAATCATAGAGGATATAATAGATGAAACTTTATTGTCAAATTTTGATCAACACATGCATGTAGAGCCTCAACTATCTATAGTGGATGGTATGATCCAAGAAAGCTCAAACAATCATAGTCCACATGATAGCATGCCTCAAACAATGCAACCAATGATGGATGATTTAATAGATGAAATTTCATCGTCAAATTTTGATCAACACATACAAATAGAGCCTCAACAATCTATTGTGGATGGTGTAAATGAAGAAAGCTTAAACAATGAAGGTCTACATGATGTCATGTCTAAATCAATGCAACCGATGATGGATGGTTTAATAAATGACATTTTATTGTCAAATTTTGATGGACTCGTGCGTACAGAACCTCAACAATCTACAACAGAGAGTGTAACCCTAGAAACGTCAACGATTGAAAGTCCACCTAACATTTTTCCTCAAACCGATCAACTAATGATAGATGATACAAGTGATAACTTACACAATCTTAACTTCAATCAATCACAG GAACAGACTAGTCCTCTGGAGAATTTTAATGAAGAATCTAACATCTTTGGCAACATGAACGATGAAGTTAACAACAAGGAAAAACACATCAAGTTAAAGAACAATGAAGACAATTCTAATCACCTAATCAGTCAAGAAGCTACTATACAATCAACCAACCCAATAAGTGACACAACAACTTTGGAAGATATGAATGAAAAATCAAGAGATTCAGTGGATGATAAA GTGTCATCCACAGATATGCTTAAAGATGATAAGAATGACAATCCATCAAGTAGCAATAATGTCCATGGTGAGTTGTCAAAACAAAGGGTTACTAAACGAAGGACTCAAAGTAGAGAATCGGGTTACTTATCTGATGTATTTGATTGA